The nucleotide window GTGCACGGCCATACGCACGATTCGTTTGATTACCGTGTCGGGCACACGCGCGTGCTGTGTAATCCGCGTGGCTATTGCTTCGAAGGGCGTGTCGAGAACGCTGCGTTCGACCCCGCGTTGTGCGTGACCGTCTGACGCGCTGCAACATCGCAGCAAAGTAACGACGAAAACAAAAATCCCCGCCGAAGCGGGGATTTTCTTTTGCGGCCGGTCGGCTCGAAGGCATCTGCGCGAGCTTACTTTGCCGCGCTCACCATATAGTCAACGGCCGCCTTCACGTCGTCATCCGAAGCGTTAGCCGCGCCACCCTTCGGCGGCATGGCGTTCAGCCCCTTGAGTGCGGCGTTGTGCAGCGTATCCATACCGGTGGCAATGCGCGGCGCCCATGCGGCCTTGTCGCCGAACTTCGGGGCGTTCATGACACCGGCGGCGTGGCAGGCCATACACACGGTGTCGTACAGCTTCTTACCTGCGTCGAGGTTGCTGCCGGCGCTGGCGGCGGCCGGAGCGGCGGTCTTGAGCGATGCCATGGCGGCGGCAGCCGCCGCGGCCGAGCCAGCATCTGCGGCCGGTGCCGCGCCAGACGCCGGGGCGGCGGCCACCGCACCGGAGGCCGGTTGTGCCGGTTCCGCCGGTTCTTGCAGCTTGCCACCCGAGGCGTTGGCCATATAGACGATGGCGCGGCCGATTTCGTAATCGGTCACGTCGTCGGGGCTGGTACCGCCACGCGCGGGCATGGCGCCTTTGCCGGCCAGCGCGATCTTGAGCATTTCATCGTAGCCCTGCGCAATTCGCGGGGCCCAGTCGGCTGAGCCGACCTTCGGCGCACCGGCGGTGCCGGCGGCGTGGCACGCGGCGCAAACGGCCTTATAGAGTTGCTCGCCCGTCTGATAAACGCGCGGTGCGTTGGCATCCTTGATCTCGACCTTGGCCACGGGCGCGATGCGCTCGGCGATGGCTTTTTCGGTCATGGCGGAACTGCCGGCACCGGTCAGGGCATTGTTGCCCACGTAATTGACCAGCAAGACGATGATGACGATCGGAACGAGAAAACCTGCAATGACTGCCGCGATGAGCTGCTTGGGTGTTTTGATCAGGGACTCATGCTCGTTATGTGCTTCACTCATGCGGGATCTCTCAATAGTTTTTGTGGAAACCGAGTGCGTCGCACTGGATGGCAGGCACCATCCAGTCAAAATAACGAGCCATTGTAGCAACAAACACTCCCGCGATGACACGTGATGGCCGTGCGCAGACGCCGCAAAAGTCCCGTGTTTTCCCTAACTTACGCGAAACCCAAAGCGGTGTTCCGCGTGGTTTGTGCGTGAAGTGGGATACCGTTGCATGCACAGCAAAACCGCGCCTGACGCGTATCCCGTAGTGAATTGCCGCATTGTGAGGCGAGAGAATGCGCCAGGCATGGACGGCACGCGACAAAACCGCTATGCTTCTACGTCTTTGCCCGCCGGCCCGCGCGTTCGCGCATTTCTCACCGGTGGTCTGCACAGCGCCCGTAGCTCAGGGGATAGAGTATCGGCCTCCGAAGCCGAGGGTCACTGGTTCGATTCCAGTCGGGCGCACCAAATCAAAACACCACCAGCCGATCCACCAGCTGCGCGATCTTGGCGTTAGCACCGGACCACGACTCGACGGTCGATGTTCTGCCGTCGAAGTACACGGTATTCATTACCGAACCGTTCTGACTCAGCGTGAGCGTCGCGTACGCCAGATATTCGCTGGGCGTGCTGCCCCATAGAGAATTGCGCCACGCGCGCCGGACCGCGTAGTTCAGCACGACGCATCCCGTTGGCCAAGTCCCCGGGCTGTAAATCGTGCTCACGATGCCGTAGGCGCGCAGCCGGCCCTGAATGGCCGGCAGCAGGTCCGAAACCCCGTCCGCCCCCAGTTCGATACACAGGCTGCGCGACATCAGCTCGGGCGCAGCCGGCTGCGTCGGCGGCACGACCGACGGCAACTGGTCCGCCAGCACGACACCCG belongs to Pandoraea norimbergensis and includes:
- a CDS encoding c-type cytochrome; this translates as MSEAHNEHESLIKTPKQLIAAVIAGFLVPIVIIVLLVNYVGNNALTGAGSSAMTEKAIAERIAPVAKVEIKDANAPRVYQTGEQLYKAVCAACHAAGTAGAPKVGSADWAPRIAQGYDEMLKIALAGKGAMPARGGTSPDDVTDYEIGRAIVYMANASGGKLQEPAEPAQPASGAVAAAPASGAAPAADAGSAAAAAAAMASLKTAAPAAASAGSNLDAGKKLYDTVCMACHAAGVMNAPKFGDKAAWAPRIATGMDTLHNAALKGLNAMPPKGGAANASDDDVKAAVDYMVSAAK